From the Cohaesibacter sp. ES.047 genome, the window AAACACTCAAAGCCATCGTCAATGGTCACAAGCAGAGCAACATCGATGCGCTCCTGCCCTGGAACTATCCGCGCAACGTGTGAGCGGAACAGCGCTTACAATTTATCGTTATATTCCAGTGCCCATCTTTGTCCCGTAGGGCGTACCACTTTGCACAAAAAGCCTTTGCAGCTCAGGCAGTTGCGAGGGCTTTTGTCCAACCGGGGTACATAGGTTGGACATCATTTCAGCTTTGCCATTGCATTGTCGGCCATCAGCTTCCTGTTTGCTTTCTTTACATATTTCCGTGCTTCTCCCGGGTTCGAATGGCCCAGGAAAGTCATGATTTCAAACTCAGGCATCGTTTCGCTCCGCGGTACATCTCATATCACTCGCAGTAGCGTATCGTTGCTCACGGGCATTATGAGGCGTTCAAAAAAGGCTGACGCTGGTCTGCCTCCAAGCGCCAAACCGAGATGGTGCAGGATTGTTTCCACACGTTGAGTTCGCTGACCATAGTGAGCCAATACACCATCATCGAACCGTTCACAGAAGATGCGCCGCCCAAACAGAACAGCATCACACCAGAAACGACGCGCCTCAATAATAAGCTCTGCGCGCCGACGGCCCAGCGGTAGGTCTGCAGGTCTTCTTTGGTATCGGCTTTGCACGCATCGACTTAGCCGCCCACAGTCAGGACAAATCCCTGAGCATGAACGTGGTCG encodes:
- a CDS encoding transposase family protein — translated: MKIVGRSVQIQLRPRSCSGICPDCGRLSRCVQSRYQRRPADLPLGRRRAELIIEARRFWCDAVLFGRRIFCERFDDGVLAHYGQRTQRVETILHHLGLALGGRPASAFFERLIMPVSNDTLLRVI